In the genome of Pseudomonas fluorescens, the window TCCGCCGCAAACTGGAGCGTGAAGGCTGTTCCTATCAGGAGATCAAGGACGAAGTACGCCGTGGCGTGGCCTTTGAGCAATTGCGTCAGAGCGATGCGAGCATCAGCGATATCGCCGAGCGACTTGGATTCCAGGAACCCAGCGCCTTCCATCGGGCGTTCAAGAAGTGGACCGGGGAAAGCCCGGGGCGCTATCGGGCCCGTTATCAGGGGGAATAGAGCGTAGATATCGCGAAACCTCAGGAGTCCTGCGAGCCAGCCAGGGTCCAGGCGGTGATCGATGAGATTGTCGCGGGGTTCGCCAGGACCGGCGAATAACCTGTAGGAGCGAGCCTGCTCCGGGCGGCGTTCCGACGATGGCGGACTGTCAGACGACATCACTGTTGAATGACACAACGCATCGCGAGCAGGCTCGCTCCTACAGGGTTTTGTTACGGCATTTCCGGCAGTTCCTGTGGGCGCAGGTCGAACACCAGCACTTCAGCATCCACGCCGTTGTTCAAGGTTAGTGCCTGTTCTTCGCGGACCCGCACACCGTCGCCTTCCTGCAACAACACTCCGTTGAGTTCGACGCTGCCCCGGGCCACATGCACATAGGCGTAGCGGTTGGCGGCCAGCTCCAGAGTGGCGCTTTCCTTGCCGTCGATCAGGCCGGCATACACCCGTGCATCCTGACGTACCTTGAGCGAACCCTTGGCGCCGTCCGGCGAGATGATCAGTTGCAGGCGCCCGCGTTTCTTCTGGGTGCTGAAATGCTCTTGCTGATAACGCGGTTTGGCGCCGCTGACGTCGGGCACGATCCAGATCTGCAGAAAGTGCACCGCCCGGGTGCCGGAGTGGTTGAACTCACTGTGGGCCACGCCGCTGCCTGCGCTCATCAGTTGCACATCGCCGGGGCGGATCACCGAACCGGTGCCCAGGGTGTCCTTGTGTTCCAGGGCACCTTCAAGCACATAGGAGAAAATCTCCATGTCGCGGTGCGGGTGCTGGCCGAAGCCTTTGCCGGCGGCGACGCGGTCGTCGTTGATCACCAACAGGTCGGAAAAACCCTGCTCTTTCGGGTTGCGATAGTTGGCGAAGGAAAAGGTATGGAACGACTTCAACCAGCCGTGATTGGCCAGGCCACGATCCGAGGCTTTGCGAAGAGTCAGCATGATGAAATCTCCTGTGGGGACGTGAATTCGTCCGAGTGAGGAGAAGGTTAATGGTTACTGGTTGGTGCAATAAGTAGATGGAAATTGAAATACTGTCTCGATCAGGTTGACAGTTTCTGAACGTGAATCAGCTATTTTTTCCGACGTCTGGCTTGTGTTTGGCCATAATGCACAGCACTCCCTGATGCCGGGCGCAGACCCTGTGGGAGCGAGCCTGCTCGCGAAGGCGTAGTGTCAGTCGCTATCAACGTTGGCTGATACACCGCTTTCGCGAGCAGGCTCGCTCCCACAAGGGCCCGGTGTTTGGTGTGCCGACCCTATTGATCCCAGTGAATTCCAATCCATGAAAACCGTGGCAATGGTGCTGTTTCCCGACTTTCTCCTGCTCGACATGGCCGGACCCATGGAAGTGTTTTCCATCGCCAATCGATACCTGAAACCCGACGATCACTATGTGCTGTCGACCATCGGCACCGAGCACGGCGCACTGCGGGCGTCCAACGGGGTGAGCGTGCACGCCGACCGGCACATCGATCAGGCCTGCGAGGGTTTTGATTTGCTGCTGGTGCCCGGTGGTCCCGGTGCCTACAACGAAAAGCATCCGCGGTTGCTCGACTGGCTCAGGCACAACGTCAGCCGGTCCGCCGCTTATGGCTCGATCTGCACCGGGGCGTTCGTGCTGGGGCACGCGGGTTTGCTCGACGGCTATCGCGTCACCACCCATTGGCACTACACCGAGCGGCTGATCAAGGGCTTTCCGAAGGCGACCGTCGAGACCGATCAGATCTTTGTCCAGGACCGCAACCTGATCACCTCCGGTGGCGTCACC includes:
- a CDS encoding pirin family protein produces the protein MLTLRKASDRGLANHGWLKSFHTFSFANYRNPKEQGFSDLLVINDDRVAAGKGFGQHPHRDMEIFSYVLEGALEHKDTLGTGSVIRPGDVQLMSAGSGVAHSEFNHSGTRAVHFLQIWIVPDVSGAKPRYQQEHFSTQKKRGRLQLIISPDGAKGSLKVRQDARVYAGLIDGKESATLELAANRYAYVHVARGSVELNGVLLQEGDGVRVREEQALTLNNGVDAEVLVFDLRPQELPEMP
- a CDS encoding GlxA family transcriptional regulator, with translation MKTVAMVLFPDFLLLDMAGPMEVFSIANRYLKPDDHYVLSTIGTEHGALRASNGVSVHADRHIDQACEGFDLLLVPGGPGAYNEKHPRLLDWLRHNVSRSAAYGSICTGAFVLGHAGLLDGYRVTTHWHYTERLIKGFPKATVETDQIFVQDRNLITSGGVTAGIDLALSVVAQDHGKKVAQDVAKVLLVVMKRQGGQAQFSPLMAAVAPHETAITRVQNHMLEHLDETYSIERMAGLANMSPRHFARVFAREVSMTPMEFLQSARIDCARSLLETTELPLKTVAFKSGFGSVRHMRFLFSEKLGLTPTQYREQFS